A region from the Colwellia sp. PAMC 21821 genome encodes:
- the recD gene encoding exodeoxyribonuclease V subunit alpha, with product MPELVISSESKVTSDKESIYASFQYAARQLDGLVAVDYFFAKEISQCLGFNGANTIDKTSQQETEQQQWFHLLIALSASLRDGHSCLPLAQVAGKRLFTDGMNQSESRTKGFLFSDLETLTALMAILPIADSNNKDESEQHPIVFNHDRLYLRRYYQFEQELKQVVRERRVISAKSVEPASNGSEALDDVGNITNIIATLFPDLASLNHALSDTKSDTKSDTQSDTLSDTQNDTLSDTQNDTQNDTLSDTQNDTQNSEIDWQAVAVANAINKDFAIIAGGPGTGKTYTVTKLLAALVMLARAKVESPNNNQFTAPKISLVAPTGKAAQRLSESITSAVKAFRGTIADEVLDLIPEQAKTIHRLLGVIPEQVNFRHHQENLLDIDILLIDEVSMVDLPMMARIFRALPINTKVILLGDADQLPSVAVGSVLADFAPRPHLGFSALNHQYLAQVTGYKSLTKDEAPDENNAQYSAADCVTFLMKSRRFDGKGGIGRIANYVINGQYQESWQLLKQSESDNRSSEDEALSNDKQLTLLSGNVETWLIPLVEQYYLGLSQCSKVEDAFKLLAKFRILSSTRKGPQGVESLNALVVDILRNKGVIPFNRFESNTSLYASQPIMINENDYRLGVYNGDIGVLWRNSQGHLMAVFENAQGGYDWILPSRLPKFETVYAMTIHKTQGSEFEHVAMVLPEQKDNRLLSRELLYTGITRAKLKLSIASSQSVWQSGVSQQVKRHSGLAID from the coding sequence ATGCCTGAACTTGTTATTAGCAGCGAAAGCAAGGTTACCAGCGACAAAGAGAGTATTTATGCCTCGTTTCAGTATGCCGCTCGTCAATTAGATGGTTTGGTTGCTGTAGACTACTTTTTCGCGAAAGAAATAAGCCAATGTTTGGGCTTTAATGGTGCTAACACTATAGATAAAACAAGTCAGCAAGAGACTGAACAGCAACAATGGTTTCATTTATTAATCGCCTTAAGTGCGAGCTTGCGCGACGGCCACAGTTGTTTGCCACTGGCACAAGTCGCGGGCAAACGTTTGTTTACTGACGGAATGAATCAAAGCGAATCGCGCACTAAAGGCTTTTTATTTTCTGATCTTGAAACACTCACCGCGCTGATGGCGATACTACCCATTGCGGATTCAAATAATAAAGACGAGTCTGAGCAGCATCCGATAGTCTTTAATCATGACCGTTTGTATTTGCGCCGTTACTATCAATTTGAACAAGAATTAAAGCAAGTTGTGCGCGAACGACGAGTTATTAGCGCAAAGTCAGTTGAGCCAGCGAGTAATGGCAGTGAAGCATTAGATGATGTTGGCAATATTACAAACATTATAGCGACGCTATTTCCAGATTTAGCGTCCCTAAACCATGCACTAAGCGATACAAAAAGCGATACAAAAAGCGATACACAAAGCGATACACTAAGCGATACACAAAACGATACACTAAGCGATACACAAAACGATACACAAAACGATACACTAAGCGATACACAAAACGATACACAAAATAGCGAAATAGATTGGCAAGCCGTTGCCGTAGCCAATGCCATTAATAAAGACTTTGCCATTATTGCCGGTGGCCCCGGCACAGGTAAAACTTACACCGTAACTAAACTGCTGGCTGCGCTAGTTATGCTAGCCCGGGCTAAAGTCGAAAGCCCAAATAACAACCAGTTTACGGCACCAAAAATATCCTTAGTGGCGCCTACGGGTAAAGCCGCACAGCGTTTATCAGAGTCTATCACCAGTGCGGTTAAAGCTTTTCGCGGCACTATTGCTGACGAAGTATTAGACCTTATTCCAGAGCAAGCTAAAACTATCCATAGATTACTTGGCGTTATTCCTGAGCAGGTAAACTTTCGTCATCATCAAGAAAATTTACTCGATATAGATATTTTGCTTATAGATGAAGTTTCAATGGTCGACTTACCTATGATGGCGAGAATTTTTCGGGCTTTGCCAATCAACACTAAAGTTATTTTATTAGGTGATGCCGACCAATTACCTTCAGTTGCGGTTGGCAGTGTTTTAGCTGATTTTGCACCACGTCCTCATCTTGGTTTTAGCGCATTGAACCATCAATACTTAGCACAAGTCACTGGCTATAAATCGCTGACTAAAGATGAAGCACCTGACGAAAATAATGCACAATACAGCGCTGCCGACTGTGTCACTTTTTTAATGAAAAGTCGTCGGTTTGATGGCAAAGGTGGCATAGGTAGAATCGCGAATTATGTCATTAATGGTCAATATCAAGAAAGTTGGCAGTTATTAAAGCAAAGTGAGAGTGATAATAGATCATCGGAAGATGAAGCTCTAAGCAACGATAAACAATTAACATTATTATCAGGCAACGTTGAAACTTGGCTAATACCACTTGTTGAACAGTATTATTTGGGCTTGTCTCAATGTAGCAAGGTTGAAGATGCATTTAAATTGTTGGCAAAGTTTAGAATTTTATCGTCAACCCGCAAAGGCCCGCAAGGGGTTGAAAGCCTAAATGCTTTAGTTGTTGATATTTTGCGTAATAAAGGTGTTATTCCGTTTAACCGTTTTGAGTCAAATACAAGTTTGTATGCCAGTCAACCGATCATGATCAACGAAAATGACTACCGTTTAGGTGTTTATAATGGCGATATTGGCGTACTTTGGCGTAATAGCCAAGGACATTTAATGGCAGTGTTTGAGAATGCACAGGGCGGTTATGACTGGATCTTGCCCTCGCGTTTACCTAAGTTTGAAACGGTTTACGCCATGACCATCCATAAAACCCAAGGTAGCGAGTTTGAACATGTCGCTATGGTGCTGCCTGAGCAGAAAGACAATAGATTATTGTCGCGTGAATTATTATATACTGGCATCACCCGAGCGAAGCTAAAGTTGAGCATCGCTAGTAGTCAGAGTGTTTGGCAAAGTGGCGTAAGTCAGCAAGTTAAACGTCACTCTGGGCTCGCAATTGACTAG
- a CDS encoding CBS domain-containing protein gives MESLQVKEYMNHYPVTFTPDMVVEEAALRFLKTKQIGGPVIDKNNQLIGFLSESDVLSKMIETIYYNEHIADVADLMRKDVLTVKPYDSVIELGQQMLKNKPKVYPVVDDDENLLGTISRNDVLRAIDLHLRSGYKS, from the coding sequence ATGGAATCATTACAAGTAAAAGAATATATGAACCATTATCCCGTGACTTTCACGCCAGATATGGTGGTAGAAGAAGCGGCGCTGCGGTTTTTAAAAACCAAGCAAATTGGTGGTCCTGTTATCGATAAAAATAATCAGTTAATTGGCTTTTTATCGGAAAGTGATGTGTTATCTAAAATGATCGAAACTATTTACTATAACGAGCACATTGCCGATGTTGCAGATTTAATGCGCAAAGATGTGTTAACAGTAAAACCTTATGACAGTGTTATTGAGCTAGGTCAGCAAATGCTGAAAAATAAACCTAAGGTATATCCCGTTGTAGACGATGATGAAAATTTACTCGGCACAATATCCCGTAATGATGTGCTTCGTGCTATCGACCTACATTTACGTTCAGGTTACAAAAGCTAA
- a CDS encoding AAA family ATPase — MKRIVIFGNSASGKSSLAKALAEHQQLAHLDLDTLAWLPITDKSPMPHRQSVDISVSEIDRFIKQNNQWVIEGCYSDLLIHTLDKCSEVIFLNLPIKLCISNAKNRPWEPHKYKTKAEQDANLAMLIDWISQYEHRTDTFSKTAHKKLYDEFLGEKKQLIDNQ, encoded by the coding sequence GTGAAAAGAATTGTAATTTTTGGCAATTCGGCATCAGGTAAGTCTAGCTTGGCAAAAGCTCTCGCTGAACATCAGCAACTTGCTCATTTAGATTTAGACACCTTAGCCTGGCTTCCAATCACAGATAAATCACCTATGCCGCATCGTCAAAGTGTCGATATCTCTGTCAGTGAAATAGACCGTTTTATTAAGCAAAATAACCAGTGGGTGATAGAAGGTTGCTACAGTGATTTACTCATCCACACGCTAGATAAGTGCAGCGAAGTAATATTCTTAAACCTACCAATTAAACTTTGTATTAGTAACGCTAAAAACCGTCCTTGGGAACCGCATAAATATAAAACCAAAGCCGAGCAAGACGCTAATTTAGCTATGCTAATTGATTGGATATCGCAATATGAACATCGCACAGATACCTTTTCAAAAACTGCCCATAAAAAGCTTTATGATGAGTTTTTGGGTGAGAAAAAACAACTTATCGATAATCAATAA
- a CDS encoding crotonase/enoyl-CoA hydratase family protein, with product MTEQRVSVEISNNIAHVKLNRTDKLNALDMPMFIAIRSTIKTLRKNREIRAVIVSGNGDDFCSGLDVKSIMKSPMNMLKLLFKVLPWRSNLAQVVSTGWQTIPVPVICVIQGRCWGGGLQIALGADFRFATPDSSLSILEGKWGLIPDMGGTIALRDLMPIDQAKKLAMTAEMFTGEQALALNLVTELTATPLADAQVFALSLMSQSPDAIAANKKLYNKSWKGSKGWALFRESYYQIRILMGKNVHRKIYNQTHDAEQHKPFLTRKKW from the coding sequence ATGACCGAACAACGCGTAAGTGTAGAGATCAGCAATAACATCGCCCACGTAAAACTTAATCGCACTGACAAACTAAATGCGCTAGACATGCCAATGTTTATTGCCATTCGTAGCACCATTAAAACATTGCGTAAAAACCGTGAAATTCGTGCGGTTATCGTATCAGGTAATGGTGACGATTTTTGTTCCGGCTTAGACGTAAAGTCCATCATGAAATCACCTATGAACATGCTAAAACTACTCTTTAAAGTTTTGCCTTGGCGGTCTAATTTAGCGCAAGTGGTTTCAACCGGTTGGCAAACTATTCCTGTACCGGTAATTTGTGTTATTCAAGGGCGCTGTTGGGGTGGCGGTTTACAAATTGCTTTAGGCGCCGACTTTAGATTTGCCACGCCAGACAGCTCGCTATCGATTCTAGAAGGTAAATGGGGCTTAATACCTGATATGGGCGGCACAATAGCACTGCGCGACCTTATGCCGATTGATCAAGCAAAAAAACTCGCCATGACAGCAGAGATGTTTACTGGCGAACAAGCATTAGCTTTAAATCTAGTGACTGAATTAACAGCAACGCCACTAGCCGATGCACAAGTTTTCGCGCTTTCCTTAATGTCACAATCTCCAGATGCGATTGCGGCAAATAAAAAGTTATACAACAAAAGTTGGAAAGGTAGTAAAGGCTGGGCGTTATTTAGAGAGTCTTACTATCAAATCAGAATTTTAATGGGAAAAAATGTACACCGTAAAATTTATAATCAAACTCATGACGCTGAACAGCATAAGCCATTTTTAACGCGCAAGAAGTGGTAG
- a CDS encoding DUF5062 family protein has translation MKKLKNEADLLKKAIVIGEGYAKNRGYKGFSGTNAAKEKIESLYRLLVNDKLIQPLPKDGEDLASMKHKLALWIAKQLPADHPLLK, from the coding sequence ATGAAGAAGTTAAAAAACGAAGCTGACTTATTGAAAAAAGCCATTGTTATTGGTGAAGGTTACGCGAAAAATCGAGGTTATAAAGGTTTTTCAGGCACTAATGCTGCGAAAGAAAAAATTGAAAGTTTATATCGTTTACTCGTCAATGATAAGCTTATTCAACCGTTGCCAAAAGATGGTGAAGACCTAGCAAGCATGAAGCATAAGTTAGCGTTATGGATTGCAAAACAACTACCGGCAGATCATCCCTTACTTAAATAG
- a CDS encoding CreA family protein, translating into MINKSRLKIARNTFLGLAFGSVLVGCSDDVGKVSLGLFTTKDVVIRAQQDPIVTGVTCHISHVEADLDFSDPSDMSIACRQTGEITAEHLAQIDRTKNGEVVFKESKSILFKSLKVRRIYDAENKTLIYLSYSTKESSGSHHHSLSTVPLYNTKAWQWALAQKVKN; encoded by the coding sequence ATGATAAATAAAAGCAGGTTAAAAATAGCGCGTAATACTTTTTTAGGATTAGCTTTTGGCTCAGTGCTTGTCGGTTGTTCAGATGATGTGGGTAAAGTTAGCTTAGGCTTATTTACGACCAAAGATGTCGTTATCAGAGCTCAGCAAGACCCAATTGTAACCGGGGTAACTTGCCATATTAGCCATGTAGAAGCCGATTTAGACTTTTCAGATCCTTCTGATATGAGCATAGCTTGTCGACAAACAGGTGAAATAACAGCAGAGCATTTAGCGCAAATTGATCGCACAAAAAATGGTGAAGTGGTTTTTAAAGAGTCAAAAAGTATTTTATTTAAAAGCTTAAAGGTCAGACGTATTTATGATGCTGAAAATAAAACCCTAATTTACCTGTCTTATTCAACGAAAGAGTCGTCGGGCAGTCATCATCATTCATTATCCACCGTGCCTTTATATAATACCAAGGCTTGGCAATGGGCATTGGCTCAAAAGGTTAAAAACTAG
- a CDS encoding DUF3087 family protein, giving the protein MKLKDIEKIVYRKHLNIIIVGFIASLLILALAYGQGLIMLFADSATTTANPINVTAGEIAAEVAATESNFKYNFLGVLLALLTCVFALHRLRFSAFFSEVYYVWQVKQQQNAIYRKLKKIKAAAKNDDENAVNVNALIILNFYYASLKQIYLLDDNTLTMSKLNTDINELNTQIEHLQLTISTDQFDKAMLADF; this is encoded by the coding sequence ATGAAGTTAAAAGACATAGAAAAAATCGTTTATCGTAAACATTTGAATATTATTATTGTCGGCTTTATTGCCAGTTTACTTATTTTAGCTTTGGCATATGGGCAGGGGCTGATTATGTTATTTGCTGATAGCGCGACAACAACGGCTAACCCAATTAATGTTACGGCGGGGGAAATAGCAGCTGAGGTTGCGGCGACAGAAAGTAATTTTAAGTATAATTTTCTTGGTGTGTTACTCGCGTTATTAACCTGTGTTTTTGCCTTACATCGATTACGCTTTAGTGCTTTTTTCAGTGAAGTGTATTATGTTTGGCAAGTTAAGCAGCAGCAGAATGCGATATATCGTAAATTGAAAAAAATCAAAGCGGCAGCGAAAAATGACGACGAAAATGCTGTAAATGTTAATGCTTTAATTATTTTAAATTTTTATTATGCCAGCTTAAAACAAATTTATTTATTAGATGACAATACGCTCACAATGTCTAAACTCAATACTGATATAAATGAATTGAACACACAGATAGAGCATCTACAATTAACCATATCAACCGACCAGTTTGATAAAGCAATGTTGGCTGATTTCTAA
- a CDS encoding PEP-CTERM sorting domain-containing protein, with protein sequence MKFKLFKASFLGLLLTISNYANASLISFEFNSTDSTLTYEWTIESSQPVYNINWGIYYLAEIITTLDGISTTQDGSFGALSIGDDVLSSGPPGARISNGGFELFKHIPLPNGGFDIQGFFVAEGQVLFSSRIMGDADFQGGSASFIDSQFDLIKDTNPNLPNFVDTQNGTLNIKVPEPSTLAIFALGLIGLASRRFKKQS encoded by the coding sequence ATGAAATTCAAATTATTTAAAGCCTCTTTTTTAGGCTTACTATTGACCATTAGTAATTATGCAAATGCATCTTTAATCTCTTTTGAGTTTAACAGTACCGATTCGACACTTACTTATGAATGGACCATTGAATCGTCTCAACCGGTATACAATATTAATTGGGGAATTTACTATCTTGCTGAAATTATTACGACACTCGATGGTATTAGCACAACACAAGATGGTTCTTTTGGGGCTTTAAGTATAGGTGACGATGTGTTGAGTTCAGGTCCTCCTGGTGCGAGAATATCCAATGGTGGTTTTGAATTATTCAAACATATTCCTTTACCTAATGGGGGGTTTGATATTCAAGGGTTTTTCGTCGCGGAAGGTCAAGTGTTATTCAGCAGTAGAATCATGGGGGATGCGGATTTCCAGGGGGGGAGTGCGTCGTTTATAGACAGTCAGTTTGATTTAATTAAAGATACTAATCCAAATTTACCTAATTTTGTAGATACTCAGAATGGCACTTTAAATATCAAAGTTCCAGAACCCTCTACTTTAGCTATTTTTGCATTAGGCTTGATAGGTCTAGCATCACGTCGATTTAAGAAACAATCTTAG
- a CDS encoding DUF2986 domain-containing protein, translating to MNRKKKINQTLKSKLKKMNAKLQNSSKPKYVSKAERAAIAAQEAEANVALSSDESSDESTSANDTDSVANSEKK from the coding sequence ATGAACCGTAAAAAGAAAATTAACCAAACCTTAAAATCAAAACTTAAAAAGATGAATGCTAAACTGCAAAATTCTAGCAAGCCTAAGTATGTTTCAAAAGCTGAACGTGCGGCGATTGCTGCACAAGAAGCTGAAGCTAATGTAGCTCTAAGCTCGGATGAAAGCTCAGATGAAAGTACTTCGGCAAATGATACGGATAGTGTTGCTAATAGCGAAAAAAAATAA
- a CDS encoding VOC family protein, producing the protein MIGYVTLGTNNLERAVAFYDELFATIGAGRFLETEQFVAWCKSPESPGISVTKPFDGQPATVGNGVMVAIMLDSNDEVDTFYQKALELGATCEGAPGLRGEMDGFYAGYFRDLDGNKLNAFHVDMSAA; encoded by the coding sequence ATGATAGGTTACGTTACTTTAGGTACCAATAATTTAGAACGCGCAGTAGCATTTTATGATGAATTATTTGCCACCATAGGCGCAGGACGATTTCTAGAAACCGAACAATTTGTTGCTTGGTGCAAGTCACCAGAATCTCCGGGCATTTCAGTTACTAAACCCTTTGATGGACAACCAGCAACGGTGGGCAATGGTGTTATGGTCGCGATTATGCTTGACTCAAATGATGAAGTAGACACCTTTTACCAAAAAGCGCTAGAACTGGGTGCAACATGCGAGGGCGCTCCTGGCCTACGTGGTGAAATGGATGGTTTTTATGCCGGTTACTTTAGAGATTTAGATGGCAATAAGCTTAATGCCTTTCATGTTGATATGTCGGCAGCGTAA
- a CDS encoding isoaspartyl peptidase/L-asparaginase produces the protein MKNKIILSTILTLASAQLFITDLAQAQQEQAFAIAIHGGAGTINKSKMTKEKRQAYEGKLKEARDVGYALLADGKSSQAAVISAIQILENSPLFNAGKGAVYTFDGEHELDASIMNGKTLNAGAVSGVKTVKSPIALAEAVMEKSVHVMLSGEGAEVFAKQQGLESVENSYFDTDARYQSLLKAKKQLAEKEKELKDFQAAHQTLNNEYKFGTVGAVALDKSGTITAGTSTGGMTAKRFGRIGDAPIIGAGTYANNDSCAVSATGHGEYFIRYHVAADICARMQYQGISLEKAADVVINDVLVKAGGSGGVVAIDVAGNIAMPFNSTGMYRASKSSNGEEFVGIFKDDK, from the coding sequence ATGAAAAATAAAATTATTTTATCGACGATCTTAACACTAGCAAGTGCACAATTATTTATCACTGATTTAGCACAAGCTCAGCAAGAGCAAGCTTTCGCTATCGCCATACATGGCGGGGCAGGCACAATAAATAAAAGTAAGATGACCAAAGAAAAACGTCAAGCTTATGAAGGTAAACTAAAAGAAGCACGTGATGTAGGTTACGCTTTGTTAGCTGATGGTAAATCTAGCCAAGCGGCTGTTATTTCGGCTATTCAAATATTAGAAAACTCGCCATTGTTCAATGCTGGCAAGGGCGCTGTTTACACTTTTGATGGCGAACATGAGCTCGATGCGTCAATTATGAACGGTAAAACCTTAAATGCTGGCGCAGTATCGGGTGTAAAAACGGTTAAAAGCCCAATAGCATTAGCTGAAGCTGTGATGGAAAAGTCGGTTCATGTCATGCTCAGTGGCGAAGGTGCTGAAGTTTTTGCTAAACAACAGGGCTTAGAAAGCGTTGAAAATAGTTATTTTGATACCGATGCGAGATACCAGTCGTTATTAAAAGCTAAAAAGCAGCTAGCTGAGAAAGAAAAAGAACTGAAAGATTTTCAAGCTGCGCACCAAACGCTAAATAATGAATATAAATTTGGCACCGTTGGTGCTGTAGCGCTTGATAAATCGGGCACTATAACCGCTGGCACGAGTACCGGCGGAATGACAGCTAAACGCTTTGGTCGTATTGGCGATGCGCCTATTATAGGTGCAGGGACATACGCGAACAATGACAGCTGCGCGGTTTCAGCAACGGGTCATGGTGAATACTTTATTCGCTACCATGTGGCAGCTGATATTTGTGCGCGCATGCAATACCAAGGTATTAGTCTTGAAAAAGCGGCTGATGTAGTGATAAATGATGTGTTAGTTAAAGCTGGCGGCTCTGGTGGTGTTGTTGCAATAGATGTAGCAGGTAATATTGCTATGCCATTTAATAGCACGGGTATGTATCGTGCGAGTAAGTCGTCAAATGGTGAAGAATTTGTTGGAATATTTAAAGATGATAAATAA